The window TGACGGAGGCAAGAGAAACGTCTGCAATGAGCAATACACGGAGCGTGCCAGCTTGATGATTAGCTTTTAAATCAACTAGTTACGATAAAACAACGACATTGCGACAACGCTGGACGTGACTACCTGCGTCTAATATCGCGACACGTGTTGCAGTCTGAGACAAGCATAGATGGCCCGATCGGAACAGCTCATCGGTCGACGATTGACGTTGCTCCCCTGCAAGCGCGAAATGGTCGTTCACCGATTGCCACCAGGGGATAAGAAAATGGCAAGCATCACTGTCCTGGCGGGGGACTTTCTGCAAGGTGATGGAGAGTACAGAGACGGCGTTTTCACCCTCAGAACGTCGCTTCATCCATGGCCGGGCATTACCCTCCCGCTCTCATCGTTCAAGCGAGTGGAAGTGGCCAATGAGGATTCGATCAACAACATCAAGGATGCCATCGGCTTTGGCGTGGCCGGGGCCATGCTGTTGGGGCCCATCGGCGCAATTGCCGGGTTCATGCTGGCCGGCAAGGAAACCGAGGTGACCTTTCTGGCGACACTCAAGGACGGCAGAAAACTACTGGCTGCCGTGGATGGCGACACGTTCGAAGAAATTTCCCGTAAGTTTGCAGCTTGATCAATCGGCGCGGGCCGCACCGTCTTACAACGGTGCGGCGTGACGCCGGTTCAAGTATTAAAGGTGGGGTGAATGCCTTTGTGCACGTCGATCTCGTGCCGCATGTCTGCTACCAGCGACGCGATTGCATGAGGACTGTCCAGCGTCCACAGCGGAACATGGGTGGCCACCAGGTCCACTTTGCCGGTCATGCAATCACAGACCCGAATCGTCAGGGACTGGTCTGCCTCCATGTGGCAAGTACAAACGGACGGCAGAAAACTGTGTTCAATGATGTTTTGAATTTCCAGTGTTGAAAGGAACATCGATACCTCCCTCACGCCAGATGTATTGCCGGATGAACGGTCCGTCACTTCACCCACCGATCCAGAAAATCTTAATCCTCAATAATCGACACCTCAAGGTCGCCACCCGGTTGCTCGTCGTCTCATAGCTGTCGCAATTTGCAACAACCTCACAGCGCCCACGATATCCTTTGAGCCCCCAAACCCCGTCAACCAAGGGCAGTCCTGCCTTTGCGGGCACTTGGCACAGCCATTGCGAAAGCCCTGTTCTCACGAACAACAAGAGGCCTCGCCATGTCACTCCCTTATCTGCTTCCCGCTACTTCGGCGTTCATCCAGCGTGCACCGCGCATGCTTATCGGCGGCGACTGGGTCGAGGCCGCCGATGGCCAGACCATGCCCCTGCACAACCCGGCCACCGGTGAAGTGCTGTGCGTCGTGCCGCGGGCCACGCCCGAAGATGTCGACCGCGCCGTGCTCGCCGCCCGTCAGGCCTTCGATGATTCGGCCTGGACCCGCACCCGACCTCGGGAGCGGCAGAACCTGCTGTGGAAACTCGCCGACCTGATGGAGCGCGACGCCGAACTGCTGGCGCAACTGGAATGCCTGAACAACGGCAAAAGTGCGGCGGTGGCCCAGGTGATGGACGTACAACTGTCCATCGACTTCCTGCGCTACATGGCCGGTTGGGCGACCAAGATCGAAGGCTCCAGCGTTGAAGTATCGTTGCCGTTGATGCCCAACGATCAATTCCACAGTTTCATTCGCCGCGAAGCGGTGGGCGTGGTCGGCGCCATCGTTGCCTGGAACTTCCCGCTGCTGCTGGCCTGCTGGAAACTCGGCCCGGCCCTGGCCACCGGTTGCACCGTGGTGCTCAAACCCGCCGACGAAACCCCGCTGACTGCACTGAAACTTGCCGAACTGGTGCTGGAAGCCGGTTACCCCGAAGGCGTGTTCAACGTGGTCACCGGCACCGGCATCACGGCGGGTTCCGCCCTGACCCATAACCCGCTGGTGGACAAACTGACCTTCACCGGCTCCACCGCCGTGGGCAAGCAGATCGGCAAGATCGCCATGGAGTCCATGACCCGGGTGACTCTCGAACTGGGCGGTAAATCGCCAACCATCGTCATGGCCGACGCCGACCTGAAGTCCGCCGCAGCCGGTGCCGCCAGCGCGATTTTCTTCAATCAGGGCCAGGTGTGCTGCGCCGGCTCCAGGTTGTATGTGCAGCGCAAGCATTTTGACAATGTGGTGGCAGACATCGCCGACATCGCCAACGCCATGAAACTCGGCAATGGCCTGGACCCAACCGTGGAAATGGGACCGCTGATCTCGGCGCGTCAGCAGGAGCGGGTTTACGGTTACATCGAAAAAGGCCGGGAAAGCGGCGCGACGATCGCCTGTGGTGGCGAACAGTTCGGGCCAGGCTTTTTCGTCAAACCGACGGTGATTGTGGATGTTGATCAGAAACACTCGCTGGTGCAGGAGGAAATCTTCGGGCCGGTGCTGGTGGCGATTCCATTCGATGACGAGGCCGATGCATTGCGCATGGCCAATGACAGCCCTTATGGGCTTGGGGCGAGTATCTGGTCGAACGATCTGGCGGCGGTGCACCGGATGATTCCGCGGATCAAGTCCGGTTCGGTGTGGGTCAACTGCCACAGCGCATTGGACCCGGCGCTGCCGTTTGGTGGTTACAAGATGTCCGGGGTTGGGCGCGAGATGGGGTACGCGGCGATTGAGCATTACACCGAGTTGAAGTCGGTGTTGATCAAGTTGTGACACGTTGATCGTTCCCACGCTCTGCGTGGGAATGCCGCCAGGGACGCTCCGCGTTCCGCTTTGGGATGTGACGCAGAGCGTCACTCGATGCATTCCCACGCAGAGCGTGGGAACGATCAGTCTGTGTCAGGGTTTGAAGCCTTGCGACAGTAACCAACTGCGGACCACCCTTCCCTGCTCCACCGTCAACCCCGCCAATACCT of the Pseudomonas frederiksbergensis genome contains:
- a CDS encoding DUF1652 domain-containing protein, which translates into the protein MFLSTLEIQNIIEHSFLPSVCTCHMEADQSLTIRVCDCMTGKVDLVATHVPLWTLDSPHAIASLVADMRHEIDVHKGIHPTFNT
- a CDS encoding aldehyde dehydrogenase family protein, translating into MSLPYLLPATSAFIQRAPRMLIGGDWVEAADGQTMPLHNPATGEVLCVVPRATPEDVDRAVLAARQAFDDSAWTRTRPRERQNLLWKLADLMERDAELLAQLECLNNGKSAAVAQVMDVQLSIDFLRYMAGWATKIEGSSVEVSLPLMPNDQFHSFIRREAVGVVGAIVAWNFPLLLACWKLGPALATGCTVVLKPADETPLTALKLAELVLEAGYPEGVFNVVTGTGITAGSALTHNPLVDKLTFTGSTAVGKQIGKIAMESMTRVTLELGGKSPTIVMADADLKSAAAGAASAIFFNQGQVCCAGSRLYVQRKHFDNVVADIADIANAMKLGNGLDPTVEMGPLISARQQERVYGYIEKGRESGATIACGGEQFGPGFFVKPTVIVDVDQKHSLVQEEIFGPVLVAIPFDDEADALRMANDSPYGLGASIWSNDLAAVHRMIPRIKSGSVWVNCHSALDPALPFGGYKMSGVGREMGYAAIEHYTELKSVLIKL